Part of the Pseudomonadota bacterium genome, GGCACCATCACCAGAATGGTCGCGATACCGTAGTAGACGTAGGTCGCGCGCCAGCCAATCTCGGTCAGACCCAGTTCAAAAATCGGTGGCCAGATGAACCCAGCCAGGCTCTGGCCGCTGGCGACCAGGCCGACGGCCATACCCCGGTTGCGGTCGAACCAGCGTGTGATGTTCGCCATCAAGGGCGCGAACATGGCGGCCGTGCCCAGAAGGCCGATCATCACGCCGTAGATCGCCCATAGTTCCCAGCGGCTTGAGATCATGCCCGTTAGAATGGCGCCCGATCCGATCATGATGGCGCCGAGCAGCGCTGGTTTGCCCATACCGGCGCGGTCGAGCCACCAACCCATGGCGATACAACCCAGACCGCCGCCGACAAACTGCATGGCATAGGCCGTCGAGGGAACGCCGCGCGGCCAGTTGAAGGTTTCCGAGATATCCGCCATCGCGACGATGATCAGGAACATCGCGCCATTGGCCATCAGCAGCATCAGTACGGACGCGGCCAGCACATACCAACGATAACGGCGGGGATCAGACATTCATACGACCGGCGGGTTAAGAACGAAGCCTACTCTCTCGTGCTCCGTCCGCCAAACGCGAAGTGCGGCGGCCGTGGCGCGGCCGTGATAAAGTTCTGGCGACAGGTGGAACCAGGGGCCGGGATCAAGGATGTGACATCAACAGGCGTAACGACCGGCATGATCGGCCACGGCGAGTACAATCGTAACTCCGCGCCGCAGATGGTCGCCATCGACCATGTGATGCCCTGGCTCGACGACGCGCTTTCCGCGATGCCCTTGGATGACTCCCTGCCCGATTTGGGTTTGGCCGATTTCGGCTGTTCGGAAGGGCGCAACTCCATCGCCGTCATGCAGCGCGCTGTCGACACGCTGCGCGCCCGCACGGCCCGGCCCATCCAGACGATCCATAGCGACCTGCCAACCAACGATTTTACCGCGCTACTAACCGGATTGCGCCCGGATGGCCATTCCGTCTTTGGTGACGACGCGGTCTTCTCATCGGTCGTCGGCGGGTCCATGTTCGACCGGCTCCTGCCGCCGCGTTCCCTGCACCTGGCAACGACCTTCAACGCCATTGCGTTCTTCAGTCGGCGGCCGCTAGACCGTCTGCCCGGTCACATCGTCGGCAATGGTCCAAGCGGCCTTGGCAGCGGAATCGGCTGGGTAACGGGCGAGGAACACGCTGCACTCGCCGCGCAGTCATCGAGCGATTTGGAGGCGTTCTTACAGGCGAGGGCGGACGAGTTGGTTCCGGGCGGCAAACTTTTGATGCAGGTCTTCGGCACCGGACTTGGGCACGCGACCTGTGACGGGTTTGCCGACGCTTTGAATGATGCGCTGCTGGAAATGGTGGACGACAAGCTGATCGATCGCGATCACTACGAGGTCTACTATCACCCCACCTATTTCCGCACGCTCGATGAACTGGTCGCGCCGGTCGCAGAGGCACAAGCCTCGTGCGCCGGCCTCTTCTCGCTGGAACGATCGGAAACCTATGAGATACCCGTGCCGTTTGTCGAAACCTTCAGGGAGACCGATGACGCCGAACGGTTCGCTCGCGAGTTCACCGCATTCTTCCGGGTCTTCAGCGAATCGCCACTGCGACTCTGCCTTGCCAATCTCGACGACGTCGACAATCTGATCGATGACGTCTACGTCCGCGCGGAACGATTGATTCGCGACGACCCGCGCCGCCACGATTATCACTTCATCGCGTTGGCGGCGTTGCTGACGCGGCGCGACGGGAGCTGAGTATCCCGTCGAAGCTGGTCAGGCTGGGCGATAGGGTTTGTAGACGGGTTCCCAGATCTTAGCCTTGATCTTCGCTTCAAGTTCGTCGGCGCTCGACTCCGGCGCGTGGCCTTGCTCCTGCGCCTCGCGCGCGACGGCGAACGCGATGTCGCGGCTGACTTTTTGGATATCCTCCAGGTGCGCCAGCAGCGAACCGTTGGGATCGGACATGATCGGCGCGTCGGCGGCAAGCGCCTCGGCGGCGGCCATCATCATTTCGTTGCTGATCCGTCTGGCGCCGCTGGCCAATACGCCCAGACCCAGGCCCGGGAAGATATAGACGTTATTCGACTGGGCGATTTCGAACGTCTTTTCCTTGTGCTTGACCGGGTCGAACGGACTGCCGGTTGCCACCAGCGCCTTGCCGTCGGTCCAGTTGATGATGTCCTCGGGCGTTGCCTCGCAGCGTGATGTCGGGTTCGACAGCGGAAAGATGATCGGCCGCTCGGTGTGTTTGGCCATCTTGCGGATGATCGCCTCGGTGAATGTGTTGGGCTGGCCGCTGACACCGACCAGCACCGTGGGTTTGGCCTTGTCGACCACATCCTCCAGCGAAATCGTCTCGCCCTCGGACGCCCACCCGGCGACCTTGTCCTTCGGTTGCACCAATGGTGTCTGGATGTCCAACAGACCGGTCATGCCGTCATGCAAAAGGCCCTGGCGGTCGATCATGAAGAAGCGCTCGGCGGCCTCGGCTTCCGAAAGCCCATTCCTCACCATGCCACGGCGGATCTGCATGGCGATGCCGCAGCCCGCGGATCCGGCGCCCAGAAAGGCGACGCGCATGTCGGTGACTTTGGTGCCGGCTGCTTCGGCAGCCGCGAGCAACGTGCCGTAGGCGACCGCTGCGGTGCCTTGAATATCGTCGTTGAAGGTCAGCAGTCGGTCACGGTAGCGCTCCAGGATCGGCGCGGCGTGCTGTTGCGCGAAATCCTCCCATTGCAGGAGAACCTCGGGATAGCGCGCCTCGATGCTCTGGACGAACAGGTCGACAAAATCGTCATAATCCTGGCCGCTGATGCGTTCGTTGCGCCAGCCGATATAGAGAGGATCGTTGAGGCGTTCCTCGTTGTTGGTGCCGACATCCAGCACGATCGGCAACGTGGTCGCCGGATCGATACCGCCGCAGGCGGTGTACAGTGACAGCTTGCCGATCGGGATGCCCAACCCGCCGGCGCCCTGGTCGCCCAGGCCAAGGATACGTTCGCCATCGGTGACCACGATGGCCTCGACATTGTCGAGCGGCGCGTTCTCCATGATCTTGTGCATGACGTTGCGCCGTGGATAGGGCACGAACAAGCCGCGCGGGCGCCGGTAGATCTCGCTGAACTGCTGGCACGCCTGGCCGACGGTCGGTGTATAGACCAGCGGCAGCATTTCGGTGATGTAGCGTCCGATCAGCGCGTAGAACAGCGTCTCATTCGTGTCCTGCAGTTGGCGCAGGTAGATATGCTTGCCCATCGGCGTGTTTTTGGTGCCGACGGCCTGATAGGCGCGCTGGAGCTGGCTTTCAAGGTCTTCGATATGCGGCGGCAAGAGGCCGAACAGGCCGAGCTCGTCGCGCTCTTCGTAGCTGAACGCGGTCGCCTTGTTGAGCAGCGGATTGAAAAGCAGCGTGCTGCCGCGCTCCGTTACGTCGATCGAACCTGCCCCCGACATGATCTACCTCCCAGCGGTTTGTATCAGTTTGGCCTGAAATCACATTCACAGCCACCCCAGCCCATGACATAGTTCGGTAACAGCCGTTCTGACGGAGGCCGCGATGGACGTCACGACGCTGACAGGTGCGCTGGGTGCGCGGGTCGACGGTGTCGACCTTGCCAAACCCATGGATGATGACGTGTTCGGTGCCGTACTGAATGCATTCGGCGATCATCTGGTGTTGTTGTTCCCCAATCAGTCCTTGTCGCCTGCCGAGCAGGTCGCCTTTACCGAGCGCTTCGGACCGGTCGAGCCCCATCCGCTGCGCTCGCGCCGTGGGGTCGATGGATTTCCGGAAGTGCTGGTCATCGAGAACAAGCCCGGCAAGCCCGGCGCGCGCAACGACGAATGGCACAGCGACATCACCTGTTCAGAGCAGCCCCCGGCACTCTCCGTTCTGCAAGCGCTGACCGTGACCGAAGGACGCGGCGCCACCATGTTCTGCAACATGTACCGCGCCTTTGAGACACTGTCGGATGGCATGCGCACCATGCTTGACCGGCTTAATGCGTTGCACAGCGCGGAGTCCCTGGTGGCGCGCAACAATGAGCCGGGGACCGATGCGTTGCCGATCCGCGAGATGCCGCCACCGGCCGTTCATCCCGTGGTGCGCCGCCATCCTGTGACCGGGCGCCACGCATTGTTCGTCAATCCCAGCTTCACGATCGCGTTCGAAGGCATGAGTCGCGAGGAAAGCGCGCCGCTTCTGGCCTTCCTCTACGACCATGCGACCCGGCCGGAGAACGTGTTCCGACATGCGTGGAGCCCGGGCGACGTCTTGATGTGGGATAACCGGTGCGCCATGCACTATGCGGTCCACGACTACGACGACACCATGCCGCGTCTGATGCACCGCACGACAGCGGCTGGTGACCGGCCCGTGTTTGCTGAGACTCAGGCCGTCGCCTGAGCCACAACTGCGCCGTCGCGCAGCGCCAGCACCGTCCCTTCGTCAACCGGCATCCAGTCCTCGGCGGTTAACGGCACGCTCGCCAGAAGTGTCACCGCCTGGTTGTCATCGCCGGTGCTGACATTGACGCCGCCGCCCGAGAGCGCGATGCCCTCGTTGCCGCAGGTGCGCGACAGCATGTGCAGGCCGATGCCGGTCGAGCCGTCATCCTGGTGGCGGATATGGCTGTGCGCAAACAGCACGTCGCCGTCGGCGTAAAGAAAGTTGGCACGGCCGACGCCGCGCAACTCGCCGGCGAACCTGGCGACTTCGTCCATGCGCTCTTCCAAGTCAGGCACGCCGTCGGCTTCGTTCCACAATGGGCTCAGGCGCGCCAGAAGGGAGCAGAAGACATACTCCGAATCGGTGCTGCCCACGGGATGATAGGCATCCAGCGGGAAACGCGAATCACCCATGGCGCCATCGACGACTCCGTTATGGGCGAAGACATGCATGCGTCCGCCCAGCTCGCGGCTGAACGGATGGGTGTTGTAGAGCGCGACGTGGCCGGTGGTCGCATAACGGATGTGGCTGATCACCGTGGCGCTGACCAGTCCCTGCTCCTCGACAAAGCGGACCCAGACGCTGCTGCTGGCCTGATGTGTGTCCTTGATCAGCCGGATATCGCCTTCCTCGTAATAGGCGATTCCCCAGCCGTCGCGATGCGGTCCCGTCCGTCCGCCATGATCGGCGAAGGTATCCAGCGACAGGTTGACGTTTGCCGGCTGGCGGCTGGACTTGGCGAACAACTCACACATGGGTCGTCAGATCTCTCGATGGTTCAGGCTAAAAATGCTCCGCGCTTGCGTGGGACCAATAGCGGTCGAACGGCACTGGCAGCGCGCCGCCCAACAGCGCGTCTTGGTCCAGCCACGAATAGACCTCGGCATAGGAGCGGGCGGTACCATCATCACCACGCAGGAAGATGTGTTGCGGGGTCAAATTCTTCGGATCGTCTACGCCCATGGCACCTATCAGAGCCAAAAAACTCTCTATCGTTTTTTCGTGATATTTCGCGACCTGAAGGTGCTTTCTCTCGATGTCGATCGCCTTGTAGCGCTCAGGATCCTGTGTCGCGACGCCCGTCGGGCATCGGTTGGTATGGCAGCGCAGCGCCTGGATACAGCCGACGGTGAACATGAAGGGGCGCGCGACGTTGCAGATATCCGCTCCCAGCGCCATCTTGATCACCATGTCGAAACCGGATGCGATTTTGCCGCTGGCACCGATGCGGACCTTGTCGCGCAAACCGGCGCCGACAAGACTGGCGTGAACGAACGCCAGTCCTTCGTTGACTGGCAAGCCGAGCGACCGCGAGAACTCCAGGGGCGCGGCCCCGGTGCCGCCTTCTGAACCGTCGACGACGATGAAGTCGGGTGTGATGCCGGTCTTCAGCATGCCCTTCACGATGCCGAGGAACTCGCTGCGTTGCCCGATGCAAAGCTTGAAGCCGGCCGGCTTACCGCCGGAAAGCTCGCGCAGCTGGGCGACAAACTCCATCATCTCGCAGGGGTTCGAATAGGCCGTGTGGGCCGGCGGTGAAATGCAGTCTTGGCCCATCGGCACGCCGCGAATCCTTGAGATTTCCTCGGAGATCTTGGCCGCGGGCAGAACGCCGCCATGGGATGGCTTGGCACCCTGGCTGACCTTGATTTCGACCATCTTGACGTGGTCGTGGGCGGCCTTCTCGCGGAACTTCTCAGGGTCGAAATTGCCGTCGGCGGTGCGGCACCCGAAATAGCCGGTGCCAAGCTCCCAGACGATATCGCCGCCACCTGCGATATGGTGCGGCGTCAGACCGCCTTCGCCGGTGTCTTGATAAAACCCACCCAGTGCCGCGCCGCGGTTCATGGCGATGACCGCGTTGCGTGACAGCGCGCCATAACTCATCGCCGAGACGTTGAGACGCGACGCGCTGTACGGCTGAGCGCAATCGGGACCGAAGACAACACGCGCCGCCTCCGGGGGCGGTTCCTTCGGCGCCATTGAGTGCATGGCAAACTCGGTCCCGGAGGTCAGGAGATCGTGCTGTGTGCCAAAGGGCTGAATGCCGTCGCCGCCATGGGAGCGCGCGCCGACAAGTTCTCGGGTCTCCCTTGGATAGGGCCGGCCAGACAGATTGGTGGCAACGAAGTACTGCTGGATTTCAGGCCGGATGAACTCCGCGAAGTATCGGATATGGCCGATCACCGGATAGTTGCGCAGCACGTTGTGAACGCCGTGGGTCGCGTCGTAGACGCCGACCAGAAACAACGGGACCAGCACGAGCAAAGCCCAGAGCACGTTCGGCCACACGATCGCCAATAGCGCGACCGCGACGAACAGCACAATGGAAACGATGTAAAAGCCTTGTCTGACGGTCACGTTCCGGTCAACTCCCCCATGTCGTCATTATCGCATCGCGCCCCACGAGCTTGGTCGTGCTGTTTCTTATGCTTGCGATAGGTCTCTCATCCCTCAATAGCGCAGAACACCCCGCTCGAGGACATCGGTCGCGTCGCCGGCATAGCGGGTGTTCTCGCGGCTCTCTTGTTTCTTGATGCCCTGGCTTCGATAGATCTCAATCCTGGGATCGATCGGCCGCCGGTCGTGGGCGGTGAGCCAAAGGCGCAACAGCATGCGGCCGGTGTCGGGGCCCGGCCGGTCCTCGAACCCGGTGCGCGCGTGCAGAACGGTATAGTTGTTGGCGAAGCAGATCTGACCGGGCGGCATCATGAACTCAAGCTTCATGTCGTCGCGCTGCGCGGTCTCGTCGAAGAACTCCAGAGCTTCGCGCTCGAATGCGCCGATTTCCTCGCCGAGCTCTTCGTAGGCCATATAGATATAGCCAGCGATATAGCGGGTGCTGACGACGCCTTCGCACTGACACAGCACCGGTACCTCATGCGGCGTTACCGGATCTTCGCCGGGCCCTTGCTCGCCGAAGCGGTGATAGCGAAAACCGCGATAGAGTGGTTCCAACAGATCGGGCCGGGCCTTCAGGATCTCGTTGTGGACGGCAAGCGCGCTGGCGTATTGCGACAACCCGCCTTCGTCGGCCGGGCGTATCGACAGCATGCCAAGGATACCGCAGCCGTCGGTGTGCAATGTCAGCGGCATGCTGTTGCGGTAGGCGCGTTCTTTCGGATCCTTGCCGCCGATGTTGACGACATGGCCAAGACGGTCGCCCATGACCGACTGTGAGACCCCGGTGCCGAAATGGGTGCCGATACCCCAATAGATGATCTCTGTCTTGGCCAGTGGCCAGTCTTCGATAGGCAGCCGGTCAATCAGCACCAGGCCGCGCCCGTCGATGATCTCGCGATAGATGTCGGCGAGGTCGTCGGCGATCGCCGGTACCTCGAAATGCTCGCGTTCAACCTGATCGAGGGTCAGGCCGGCGCGGTCAATCGCCTGCCAGGCCGCCTCGAAAGCGTCGATATGGCGTTGGTCAAATGTGACCGTGATGTCATCCAGGCTCGTAAAATCACTGGCCTTCCAGGCCGCCGGATGATCGACCGGTTCGAGGTATGCCTGTCCCACGCGATCGCCTCCCTCAGGCGTTGTTGGCGCTTGCGCCGCCAAGTCTAGCCGCAACTGGCGCGCCGGCGCCATCGGTGCTTTGTCCGGCGGGTCCGCCGCGCTAAAACAGGACAATCCGCGTTAGGTTCTCTGACGGATGCCATGGGAGGGTGCCTTGATCACCGTCTACGGATTGAAGAATTGCGATACCTGCAAGAAAGCGCTGGCGTGGCTGAAGGCTGAAGGGATCGCGCACGAGTTTCACGATGTCCGTGCCGACGGTCTGGATGCCGGCGACGTGAAAGCCTGGGTCGGCGAGTTGGGCAGCGACGTTTTGATCAACACGCGCGGTACCACCTGGCGCGGTCTTGACGAGACCGACAAGGCGGATTTGGACGACGCCAAGGCGGCGGCGCTTATCCTGGCCCATCCGGCACTGATGAAACGACCGGTCTTTGACCTTGGCGACCGCCGATTGGTCGGCTTCAAGAACGCCCAGAAAGAGGCGCTTCAGGGGCTGGCGTAGCCGAGCGGCAGGGCGGTCGTATACTTTATGCGCTCCATGGCGAACATGGAGCTGACGTCGAAGAACCGGATCTTGGCGATCAAGGCTTTGTAGACGCGGTCGTAACCCTGAATGTCTGGCACGACGACCTTCAATAGATAGTCGATGTCGCCCGCCATGCGGTAGATCTCCACAACCTCCGGCACGTCCTGGACCTCGCGGGCGAAATCCGTCAGCCACTCCGCGTTGTGCTGGTCGGTCTTGATGGCGACGAAGACCGTGATGCCGACATTGACCTTGTTGGGATCCAGAAGCGCCACCCGCCCGGTGATGAAGCCGTCGCGCTCCAGACGCTGAATGCGGCGCCAGCAGGGCGTGGTCGACAGATTGACGGCCTCGGCGACCTGCGCC contains:
- a CDS encoding NAD-dependent malic enzyme; amino-acid sequence: MSGAGSIDVTERGSTLLFNPLLNKATAFSYEERDELGLFGLLPPHIEDLESQLQRAYQAVGTKNTPMGKHIYLRQLQDTNETLFYALIGRYITEMLPLVYTPTVGQACQQFSEIYRRPRGLFVPYPRRNVMHKIMENAPLDNVEAIVVTDGERILGLGDQGAGGLGIPIGKLSLYTACGGIDPATTLPIVLDVGTNNEERLNDPLYIGWRNERISGQDYDDFVDLFVQSIEARYPEVLLQWEDFAQQHAAPILERYRDRLLTFNDDIQGTAAVAYGTLLAAAEAAGTKVTDMRVAFLGAGSAGCGIAMQIRRGMVRNGLSEAEAAERFFMIDRQGLLHDGMTGLLDIQTPLVQPKDKVAGWASEGETISLEDVVDKAKPTVLVGVSGQPNTFTEAIIRKMAKHTERPIIFPLSNPTSRCEATPEDIINWTDGKALVATGSPFDPVKHKEKTFEIAQSNNVYIFPGLGLGVLASGARRISNEMMMAAAEALAADAPIMSDPNGSLLAHLEDIQKVSRDIAFAVAREAQEQGHAPESSADELEAKIKAKIWEPVYKPYRPA
- a CDS encoding TauD/TfdA family dioxygenase, whose amino-acid sequence is MDVTTLTGALGARVDGVDLAKPMDDDVFGAVLNAFGDHLVLLFPNQSLSPAEQVAFTERFGPVEPHPLRSRRGVDGFPEVLVIENKPGKPGARNDEWHSDITCSEQPPALSVLQALTVTEGRGATMFCNMYRAFETLSDGMRTMLDRLNALHSAESLVARNNEPGTDALPIREMPPPAVHPVVRRHPVTGRHALFVNPSFTIAFEGMSREESAPLLAFLYDHATRPENVFRHAWSPGDVLMWDNRCAMHYAVHDYDDTMPRLMHRTTAAGDRPVFAETQAVA
- a CDS encoding class II glutamine amidotransferase gives rise to the protein MCELFAKSSRQPANVNLSLDTFADHGGRTGPHRDGWGIAYYEEGDIRLIKDTHQASSSVWVRFVEEQGLVSATVISHIRYATTGHVALYNTHPFSRELGGRMHVFAHNGVVDGAMGDSRFPLDAYHPVGSTDSEYVFCSLLARLSPLWNEADGVPDLEERMDEVARFAGELRGVGRANFLYADGDVLFAHSHIRHQDDGSTGIGLHMLSRTCGNEGIALSGGGVNVSTGDDNQAVTLLASVPLTAEDWMPVDEGTVLALRDGAVVAQATA
- a CDS encoding FMN-binding glutamate synthase family protein — protein: MTVRQGFYIVSIVLFVAVALLAIVWPNVLWALLVLVPLFLVGVYDATHGVHNVLRNYPVIGHIRYFAEFIRPEIQQYFVATNLSGRPYPRETRELVGARSHGGDGIQPFGTQHDLLTSGTEFAMHSMAPKEPPPEAARVVFGPDCAQPYSASRLNVSAMSYGALSRNAVIAMNRGAALGGFYQDTGEGGLTPHHIAGGGDIVWELGTGYFGCRTADGNFDPEKFREKAAHDHVKMVEIKVSQGAKPSHGGVLPAAKISEEISRIRGVPMGQDCISPPAHTAYSNPCEMMEFVAQLRELSGGKPAGFKLCIGQRSEFLGIVKGMLKTGITPDFIVVDGSEGGTGAAPLEFSRSLGLPVNEGLAFVHASLVGAGLRDKVRIGASGKIASGFDMVIKMALGADICNVARPFMFTVGCIQALRCHTNRCPTGVATQDPERYKAIDIERKHLQVAKYHEKTIESFLALIGAMGVDDPKNLTPQHIFLRGDDGTARSYAEVYSWLDQDALLGGALPVPFDRYWSHASAEHF
- a CDS encoding TauD/TfdA family dioxygenase, whose amino-acid sequence is MGQAYLEPVDHPAAWKASDFTSLDDITVTFDQRHIDAFEAAWQAIDRAGLTLDQVEREHFEVPAIADDLADIYREIIDGRGLVLIDRLPIEDWPLAKTEIIYWGIGTHFGTGVSQSVMGDRLGHVVNIGGKDPKERAYRNSMPLTLHTDGCGILGMLSIRPADEGGLSQYASALAVHNEILKARPDLLEPLYRGFRYHRFGEQGPGEDPVTPHEVPVLCQCEGVVSTRYIAGYIYMAYEELGEEIGAFEREALEFFDETAQRDDMKLEFMMPPGQICFANNYTVLHARTGFEDRPGPDTGRMLLRLWLTAHDRRPIDPRIEIYRSQGIKKQESRENTRYAGDATDVLERGVLRY
- a CDS encoding Spx/MgsR family RNA polymerase-binding regulatory protein codes for the protein MITVYGLKNCDTCKKALAWLKAEGIAHEFHDVRADGLDAGDVKAWVGELGSDVLINTRGTTWRGLDETDKADLDDAKAAALILAHPALMKRPVFDLGDRRLVGFKNAQKEALQGLA
- a CDS encoding Lrp/AsnC family transcriptional regulator, which produces MEKSSLNGTDIKILELLQADASLSLAQVAEAVNLSTTPCWRRIQRLERDGFITGRVALLDPNKVNVGITVFVAIKTDQHNAEWLTDFAREVQDVPEVVEIYRMAGDIDYLLKVVVPDIQGYDRVYKALIAKIRFFDVSSMFAMERIKYTTALPLGYASP